Proteins co-encoded in one Dictyostelium discoideum AX4 chromosome Un chrUn_00011, whole genome shotgun sequence genomic window:
- a CDS encoding hypothetical protein (Slime mold (D.discoideum) transposon DIRS-1, complete, clone SB41), translating to MSTTVNNNDASSSSTSAYNSAESFDLRMKSMEDQINNLSLVFTRFMKEPMFSSNTNSRSQPSHDISDTENEQSEDESSNNFDVPTDYQLSDTLIGQYKHLM from the coding sequence atGTCTACCactgttaataataatgatgccTCTAGTAGTAGTACCTCTGCCTATAATAGCGCTGAATCCTTTGATTTAAGAATGAAGTCAATGGAGGATCAAATCAACAACCTTTCCCTAGTCTTTACAAGATTCATGAAAGAACCTATGTTCTCATCTAATACCAATTCACGTAGCCAACCTTCTCATGATATCTCTGACACCGAGAATGAACAAAGTGAAGATGAATCAAGTAACAATTTCGATGTTCCAACCGATTATCAATTATCCGATACCTTAATTGGTCAGTACAAACACCTGATGTAA
- a CDS encoding hypothetical protein (LTR-RETROTRANSPOSON SKIPPER, GAG (GAG)) produces the protein MSSTTTPSKKAIRKAKVSSTAKRAAEVTTASNDGTNVQVKSKKTFCPTKGDDDIYSTESTDVSDVEVRESFKEIKDQFH, from the coding sequence ATGTCATCAACTACTACTCCTTCCAAGAAAGCCATCCGTAAAGCCAAAGTGTCTTCCACCGCCAAACGTGCCGCTGAAGTGACAACCGCCTCCAATGATGGTACTAATGTTCaagtaaaatcaaaaaagacTTTTTGTCCCACTAAGGGCGATGATGATATTTATTCAACTGAAAGCACTGATGTATCCGACGTCGAAGTCAGAGAAAGtttcaaagaaatcaaagaCCAATTCCATTGA